The DNA segment CTATTGTGGTGGTGGATGCAGAGGGGAAACTTACTATGCATATAAAACATACGATGCACCTTGCCCTAATTGCCAAGATAATTATGATGGTATAATCAATCTAATGTTTTTACTTGGCGAGAGAGATAACGAACTATTTGAAAACAGGATGCATTATTATGAAAATATGGATATTTTTAAGAGATTTAATAAAACATTCTAAGCAATCATTAAAAAGATTTTTTGAATCTTTTTATATTCCTTTAAAATATTCTACATTTTTTCTTAATATCATCTAAAGTTCCGAGTTTTCAACGACTTTATTGCTTCTTATACCATCAACATAAATAGATTCGACAATGTAAAAAGAAATAGCATTTTTGGATTTAGAAATTTGTAGTCTCATATGCACCTCCGAGGCATATAAATTATAGTACATTGTGCAATAAATATTTTAAAAATTTGACAAAAAAAGATAGATATTTACAAAGCCTACAGAGGATTTTTTACTATTTAACTGCCAAACTTCCGGGCAGTTCACACATCCAGCTCTTATTAAGAGAAGAAACAAGATATTAGAGAAATTAAAGGGGTTTTTAGTTGATAAAATAAAATAAGTATGGTTAACTTTAGTTAACCAAAAAGGATAGGAGTAGTCTTTGGAGAATAGAATTGAAATTTATAGAAAACTGCTCGGATTATCCCAACATAGACTAGGAAAGAAGGTTGGAATATCAAGAGTAAGTGTGAATAAAATAGAAACAGGAAAAACAATACCGAGTTTAAAAATAGCAAATGATATAGCGAATGTCTTGAATGTATGTGTATATCAGGTGTTTGATTTGGATGGTACAGGTCGTTATGCTCATACGAATTGTAGTTGTGAGAATAATCAGAGCGTGAGTTGTTAATTATATGGAAGGCAGGTGGTTTTTGTGAATAATTATAAAAATCCTCAAAGGTACAAAAATGGAGATTAGCTTTTTGATGTGTTCAGCTAGTGTTAGAAAATTAAGGGGTGTTTTGTATGAACAACAAAAATGATACAGATAAAATTAAGAGGTTTCAACCTAAAATGGGAGAAGTGATTTGTTATGCGATTGTAATTTTGATTTCAATAATTTTTAGGTTACTAAACTTATCTGCGTGGTATATCTTGGTTTTATTACCAATGATTTTTGGAGTTCGTTTATATTACACTCATTTTCATAAAAACAAAGAATAGGAGGTATAGGTATGTTTAAGATAGCAGGAACTTTGGGAGTTACTACTACAGTAGCAACGACAATCGTTAGCATAATATTAGGGGCTTCAACAGTAGTCACTATCATTTTGGCAATCACTACTTTGCTGTCTGGAGGAGTGGATGCTATTTTGACAGTGGGATGGTCTACTTTAGTAGCTACAGTTAAGAAAATTGCTGCAGAAAAAGGTGCCGCTGCATGATGTACCGACCCCCAAAAGTTAGACCAAAATGATATGTGTCCAGGATTCCGGGTACATATCAATGCCTACCACGATTTCTTTATCTTTTAACTGTCAAACTCCCAGTTTACTACGGTAGACTTTTTTATTTGGAAATGAAAGTGCTTACTTTTTTACTTGGAAAAAGCTTATGAATATACCAAGAAAACGGTTTTTAGACCTAAAAATTTGGTATGATGAATGTGTAAATTGGTTTCGCTTTATACAAAAGAATGAATTTGGGGTGATCATCTATGGGTAAGTATTTGACTCAATCAGAACAATATTTATTTAAAGAAGGAACTTGGCAAGAAGCCTATCTGCGTTTTGGAGCCCAACCGGCAATAAAGAATGATAAACAAGGCTATGTTTTTTCGGTGTGGGCACCCCACGCCAAAGCTGTATATGTGACTGGGGATTTCTGTGATTGGCAAGCTTTTCATTATCCAATGAAATGCGACGCAAGTCAGGGAATCTTTTCTTTATTTATAGCCGATGTGAAAGAAGGGCAATGCTATAAATATGTGATTGAAAGTGAGGGTGGTGAATTATTCTATAAGGCTGATCCTTATGCGAATTATGCTCAACAACCACCAGAAACCGCTTCTCGTTTGTTTGATTTATCTAAGTATCATTGGAAAGATAAAAAATGGTTGACGAAACGCCATAAGACCAATCACATGGAACAGGCTTTAAATATCTATGAAGTACAACTTGGTTCTTGGAAGCGAAATGAAGATGGCTCGTATTATAGCTATGAACAATTAAAGAAGACTTTAATTCCCTATGTTAAAGAAATGGGTTATACCCATTTGGAATTAATGCCTGTGATGGAATATCCATACGATGGTTCTTGGGGTTATCAGATTACAGGTTATTATGCACCAACAAGTCGTTTTGGTAATCCATGCGATTTTATGGGTTTCATTGATGCTTGCCATCAGGCAGGTATTGGTGTGATTTTGGATTGGGTGCCCGGTCACTTCTGTCAAGATAGCCATGGTTTAGCAATGTTCGATGGTACAAAACTCTACGAAAAAGAAAAACACGCGCAATGGGGAACGCTAAAATTCGATTTTTCAAAAGGGGAAGTGAGAAGTTTCTTATTATCCAATGCGATGTTCTGGTTAAAGGAGTTTCATGTGGATGGATTGCGAGTAGATGGTGTTACAAGCATGCTTTATTTGAATTTTGGTATTGATAATCCGAAGTTAAAGAAATTTAATGAAAAAGGAACGGAAGAAGATTTTGAATCCATTCAATTTATTCAAAACTTAAACGCAGTCATTGGTAAAAAAATGCCGGATATCATGATGATAGCTGAAGAAAGTACAGCTTGGCCTTTGGTGACCTATCCGCCAAAAGACAACGGTCTTGGTTTCCATTATAAATGGGATATGGGGTGGATGCACGATACTTTGCACTATATGCAAACAGACTTTCCATATCGTCCCGGAAATCATCATTTACTAACTTTTTCCATGATGTACAACTTCAATGAGAACTTTGTCTTGGCCTTAAGCCATGATGAAGTGGTACATGGTAAATGTTCCTTGATTGGTCGCATGCCGGGGGATTGGTGGCGTCAATTTGCGGGGATGCGTGCTTTAGCCTTCTATCAAATAACACATCCTGGTGCCAAGCATAATTTCATGGGGAATGAATTTGCGCAATTTATTGAATGGCGGGAATACGAAGGACTGGAGTGGTTTCTATTGGAATACGATACACATCGACACTTACAAGATTTCAATCGTGATTTAAATCATTTCTTCTTATCGTCAAAAGCTCTTTGGCAAAAGAATTATTCTTGGGAAGGCTTTGCGTGGTTGGATGCCGATAATAAAGATCAATCAACGATTCTCTATCGTCGCAAAGGCAAGCAGAATAAGGATGAACAAATTATCCTCATCAATTTTGTGCCGGAAGTTTATGATGAATTTCGCATTGGTGTTCCAAAGAAAGCTTGGTATAAAGAAGTCTTTAATACCGACGCAAAGGAATATGGGGGTAGTGGTCGTATCAATGAAGGCTATTATAAGGCAGAAAAGCTTGCCATGCATGGTCAACCTTATTCCATTTGTGTGAAGACACCACCAATTGGTGGTATGGTCTTTGAAAGAGTAGGACCAAAAGAAGTGAAAGAAAAAATTGCAAAGAAGTAAATAAGTTAAAAAGGGGATTTATGTTTAGAACAAAAAAAGAATTTAAGAAAGAATTTGAGAATGCGTGCTTGGTGATTATTGGTAAGGATTTTGAAGATTGTTCCACCGAGGAAAGATACTTTGCGCTAGCAAAGTTAGTTTCTAGCCAAGTCAGTGAAATGCATACACAAAAGATTAGTCATAAGAAAATCTATTATTTTTCCATGGAGTTTCTAATTGGTAAACTTTTAGAAAATTATTTAATGAACTTAGGTTTAACCAAGGTTGTTTCTGAAGGCTTAGCGGATATGGGAGAATCCCTAGAGGAGTATTTTGAGATTGAAAAGGATCCGGGATTAGGAAATGGTGGTTTAGGAAGATTGGCTGCTTGTTTCATGGATTCTTTAGCCGCCTTAGGTTATGAAGCAGAAGGCGTTGGTATCCGATATCGCTTTGGTCTTTTCAAGCAGAGAATTGAAAATGGTCAACAGGTCGAAGACCCGGATAACTGGTTAGAGAAAGACTATCCTTGGGAAGTCAAACACCTAGAGGCGGCGGTTCCGGTGAAGTTTGGTGGTCGAGTTGAAAAGAACTATGACGGTAGTGAAATGCATTATCAATGGCTACCAGAAGAAACCATCTTAGCAGTTCCTTATGATATTCCGATTGTTGGTTATGATGGTAAACAAGTGAATACATTGCGCATGTGGTCAGCTAAACCAATGGAAGAAGGCTTTGATATGGATGCTTTCAACCGTGGTGATTATGCGAAAGCGAATAAGCATCGTGCGGATGTACAAGCTATTACCGATATTCTTTATCCAAATGACCATTCTTTATCAGGTCGGGTTTTACGCTTAAAACAGGAATATATGTTTACAGCGGCAGGTATTCAGGATATTGTGAATAGCTTTAAGAAACAATATGGCAATCATTGGGAACTCTTTAGCCAAAAAGTAGCGATTCATACCAACGATACCCATCCAGCTGTTAGTGCACCGGAATTAATGCGTGTTTTAATGGATCAAGAAGACTTAGGTTGGGATTTGTCTTGGAAGATTGCTACAGAAAGTATTTCTTATACTAATCATACTATCTTACCAGAAGCGTTAGAGAAGTGGCCAATTGATATGTTTAGAAATCTATTGCCACGCTTGTATGATATCATCGAAGAAATCGATCGACGCTATCGCGATAGTCTTGATAAGAATGTGCCTGGTTGGCAAGAACAGCTTAAGAACACCGCTATCTTATGGGATGGTCAAGTGCATATGGCTAATCTTTCAGTGATTGTTTCTCATCATGTGAATGGGGTAGCGGACTTGCATACAGAAATTTTAAAGAAGATTGTCCTTAAAGATTTCTATAGCTTAACACCGGAGAAGTTTAACAATAAAACCAATGGTATCAGTCACCGTCGTTTCTTTGTCCAAGCTAACCCCAGTTACCAAAAGTTGTTATCCGAAACGATTGGAAATACTTGGATTCATCATCCAGAAGAATTAGAAAAATTAAAGGATTATGAAGAAAAAGCTTCTTTCTTAGAAAAGGTAGAAGCTAGTAAAAAAGAAAATAAGCTTCGTTTAGCGAAATACATCAAGAAAACAACCGGTATTGATGTTCATCCAAATTCTATCTTTGATGTTCAAGTGAAACGGTTCCATGCTTATAAGCGTCAATTATTGAATGTGTTAAAGATTATGGATTTGTATAATCGTTTATTGGCAGATCCTAATTTCCATATTCATCCTGTCACATTTATCTTTGCAGGAAAAGCGGCTCAAGGTTATGCCTTTGCGAAGGATGTGATTCGTTTGATTTGTTCAATAGCGGATGTCATCAATCGTGATAATCGTGTCAATCGTATGATGAAGCTTGTCTTCATTCCAAATTTCTCGGTTTCTAATGCACAATTGATTTATCCAGCCGCTGAAATTTCCGAACAAATCTCAACTGCCGGTATGGAAGCTTCGGGAACTGGGAATATGAAATTCATGATGAATGGGGCAATCACATTAGGGACTTTGGATGGTGCCAATGTGGAAATTTCCCAATTGGTTGGTCCGGATAATATCAAGATTTTCGGCTTAAAAGCAGATGAAATTGAGACGATGAAGAGTCAAGGCGGCTATTTAGCTTGGACGTTATACCATGAAAAT comes from the Bulleidia sp. zg-1006 genome and includes:
- a CDS encoding helix-turn-helix transcriptional regulator; the protein is MENRIEIYRKLLGLSQHRLGKKVGISRVSVNKIETGKTIPSLKIANDIANVLNVCVYQVFDLDGTGRYAHTNCSCENNQSVSC
- a CDS encoding glycogen/starch/alpha-glucan phosphorylase gives rise to the protein MFRTKKEFKKEFENACLVIIGKDFEDCSTEERYFALAKLVSSQVSEMHTQKISHKKIYYFSMEFLIGKLLENYLMNLGLTKVVSEGLADMGESLEEYFEIEKDPGLGNGGLGRLAACFMDSLAALGYEAEGVGIRYRFGLFKQRIENGQQVEDPDNWLEKDYPWEVKHLEAAVPVKFGGRVEKNYDGSEMHYQWLPEETILAVPYDIPIVGYDGKQVNTLRMWSAKPMEEGFDMDAFNRGDYAKANKHRADVQAITDILYPNDHSLSGRVLRLKQEYMFTAAGIQDIVNSFKKQYGNHWELFSQKVAIHTNDTHPAVSAPELMRVLMDQEDLGWDLSWKIATESISYTNHTILPEALEKWPIDMFRNLLPRLYDIIEEIDRRYRDSLDKNVPGWQEQLKNTAILWDGQVHMANLSVIVSHHVNGVADLHTEILKKIVLKDFYSLTPEKFNNKTNGISHRRFFVQANPSYQKLLSETIGNTWIHHPEELEKLKDYEEKASFLEKVEASKKENKLRLAKYIKKTTGIDVHPNSIFDVQVKRFHAYKRQLLNVLKIMDLYNRLLADPNFHIHPVTFIFAGKAAQGYAFAKDVIRLICSIADVINRDNRVNRMMKLVFIPNFSVSNAQLIYPAAEISEQISTAGMEASGTGNMKFMMNGAITLGTLDGANVEISQLVGPDNIKIFGLKADEIETMKSQGGYLAWTLYHENNRIKKVLDQLIDGTYSHLSGGFDLIYDSLLRDNDSFFVLKDFESYVNAFEELIRVYDDKKTWWKMSIHNTAYSGYFSSDRTIEEYVKEIWEL
- the glgB gene encoding 1,4-alpha-glucan branching protein GlgB; this translates as MGKYLTQSEQYLFKEGTWQEAYLRFGAQPAIKNDKQGYVFSVWAPHAKAVYVTGDFCDWQAFHYPMKCDASQGIFSLFIADVKEGQCYKYVIESEGGELFYKADPYANYAQQPPETASRLFDLSKYHWKDKKWLTKRHKTNHMEQALNIYEVQLGSWKRNEDGSYYSYEQLKKTLIPYVKEMGYTHLELMPVMEYPYDGSWGYQITGYYAPTSRFGNPCDFMGFIDACHQAGIGVILDWVPGHFCQDSHGLAMFDGTKLYEKEKHAQWGTLKFDFSKGEVRSFLLSNAMFWLKEFHVDGLRVDGVTSMLYLNFGIDNPKLKKFNEKGTEEDFESIQFIQNLNAVIGKKMPDIMMIAEESTAWPLVTYPPKDNGLGFHYKWDMGWMHDTLHYMQTDFPYRPGNHHLLTFSMMYNFNENFVLALSHDEVVHGKCSLIGRMPGDWWRQFAGMRALAFYQITHPGAKHNFMGNEFAQFIEWREYEGLEWFLLEYDTHRHLQDFNRDLNHFFLSSKALWQKNYSWEGFAWLDADNKDQSTILYRRKGKQNKDEQIILINFVPEVYDEFRIGVPKKAWYKEVFNTDAKEYGGSGRINEGYYKAEKLAMHGQPYSICVKTPPIGGMVFERVGPKEVKEKIAKK
- a CDS encoding circular bacteriocin, circularin A/uberolysin family, which codes for MFKIAGTLGVTTTVATTIVSIILGASTVVTIILAITTLLSGGVDAILTVGWSTLVATVKKIAAEKGAAA